In the Sulfurovum zhangzhouensis genome, one interval contains:
- a CDS encoding ATP-dependent helicase, giving the protein METIINQLNPSQREAVEHIDGALLILAGAGSGKTKTLTTRLAYLIGEVGIDPANTLTLTFTNKAAAEMRERALKLMPRQSTYPPLLCTFHKFGLLFLKFHIEKLGRNNNFVIIDSDDKKRLIRTIAKELKIDLNISFIASEISKYKNSLLSPEVVKENAELSDYKKVAAIYEKYQENIEENNLVDFDDLLMLTYKILDEYPELRKETSERYRYIMVDEYQDTNELQFKLLEHLCSEHGNLCVVGDDDQSIYGWRGANIRNILEFSDNFEGTKVVKLETNYRSTDPILEAANTLIEHNSRRLGKKLVSHKGKGESVKLLHSLDESMEAKSIAHEIHALLDKGVDPEEIAVLYRINALSRSLEEGFTKEGISFKLIGGMRFYERAEIKDIISYFRVISNPYDDFSLLRIINKPKRGIGKASIEKLQKAAYDAHLSIFAFIQKMSTGEVPLTVSKKVETALENLVEDITFLREEISGSLENFISLFEERIKLKEHYAAMVDGFERTMNIDEFYGYFRDAVSKNPDLHLDEFLNDISLQSDQDQIEENAITIMSIHAAKGLEFEHVFVIGLEEEFFPLLGEGCNMEEERRLGYVAITRAKSYLTLCYVDSRFYKGRRKMIDKSRFLGEAGLIQDASLKITKSSTFKKGDLVKHKIFGIGRVQAANKSGKEYKLLINFGGNKKEILSSFVQPV; this is encoded by the coding sequence ATGGAAACAATAATAAATCAGCTCAATCCCTCACAGCGTGAAGCTGTAGAGCATATCGACGGTGCACTGCTTATCCTTGCGGGTGCCGGTTCAGGCAAGACTAAAACCCTTACAACAAGACTTGCATATCTCATAGGAGAAGTAGGTATTGATCCGGCAAACACACTCACTTTGACCTTTACCAATAAAGCTGCTGCAGAGATGAGAGAGCGTGCACTTAAACTTATGCCAAGACAGTCTACTTATCCTCCTCTGTTATGTACCTTCCATAAGTTCGGGTTGCTCTTTTTGAAATTCCATATTGAAAAGCTCGGACGTAACAATAATTTTGTGATCATCGACAGTGATGACAAAAAACGTCTCATTCGTACCATTGCCAAAGAGCTTAAAATTGATCTTAATATCTCATTTATCGCTTCTGAGATCTCAAAATACAAAAACTCGCTGCTCTCTCCTGAAGTAGTCAAGGAGAATGCAGAACTTTCTGATTACAAAAAAGTTGCTGCTATCTACGAAAAATACCAGGAGAATATTGAAGAGAACAACCTGGTGGACTTCGATGATCTCTTGATGCTTACTTATAAGATACTCGATGAGTACCCTGAACTTCGTAAAGAGACAAGTGAGCGGTACCGTTATATCATGGTAGATGAGTACCAGGATACCAATGAACTTCAATTTAAGTTACTTGAGCATCTCTGTAGCGAACACGGTAATCTTTGTGTGGTCGGAGACGATGACCAAAGTATCTACGGCTGGAGAGGTGCCAATATACGTAATATCTTGGAGTTTTCAGACAATTTTGAAGGGACAAAAGTTGTTAAGCTGGAAACCAACTACCGTTCTACGGATCCTATCTTGGAAGCGGCAAACACACTCATCGAACACAACTCCAGACGTTTGGGTAAAAAACTTGTAAGTCACAAAGGTAAAGGGGAATCGGTAAAACTTTTACACTCACTCGATGAGTCCATGGAAGCGAAATCGATAGCTCATGAGATACATGCACTTTTAGATAAAGGGGTTGATCCTGAAGAGATCGCCGTACTTTACCGTATCAATGCACTTTCAAGATCTTTAGAAGAAGGATTTACCAAAGAAGGCATCAGCTTCAAACTGATCGGCGGAATGCGTTTCTACGAACGTGCAGAGATCAAAGATATCATCTCTTATTTCAGAGTTATCTCAAACCCTTATGATGATTTCTCTTTACTGCGTATTATCAACAAACCCAAAAGAGGTATCGGTAAAGCTTCTATAGAGAAATTGCAAAAAGCCGCATATGATGCACATCTCTCCATATTTGCCTTTATTCAAAAGATGTCAACGGGAGAAGTGCCGTTGACAGTCAGCAAAAAAGTTGAAACAGCACTTGAAAATCTGGTAGAGGACATCACCTTTTTACGTGAGGAGATCTCAGGTTCGCTTGAAAACTTTATCAGCCTCTTTGAAGAGCGTATCAAATTAAAAGAACATTATGCTGCAATGGTGGATGGGTTTGAAAGGACTATGAACATCGATGAATTCTATGGATACTTCAGGGATGCTGTTTCCAAAAATCCGGATCTCCATCTTGATGAATTTCTCAATGACATCTCTTTGCAAAGTGATCAGGATCAGATAGAAGAAAATGCTATAACGATCATGAGTATCCATGCAGCAAAGGGACTAGAGTTTGAACATGTATTTGTCATAGGGCTAGAAGAAGAATTCTTCCCTCTATTAGGTGAAGGATGCAATATGGAGGAAGAACGCAGATTGGGGTATGTTGCGATCACCAGAGCCAAGTCTTACCTCACCCTTTGTTACGTCGATAGCCGTTTCTATAAAGGGCGTAGAAAAATGATAGATAAAAGCCGTTTCCTGGGTGAGGCAGGATTGATACAGGATGCCTCACTCAAGATCACAAAAAGCTCTACATTCAAAAAAGGTGATCTGGTCAAACATAAAATTTTTGGTATCGGACGTGTTCAAGCAGCAAACAAATCCGGCAAAGAGTATAAGCTTTTGATCAATTTCGGCGGTAACAAAAAAGAGATACTCAGTTCTTTTGTACAACCCGTTTAA
- a CDS encoding apolipoprotein N-acyltransferase: MNKIGKYFNTFDITRGLLISFLLSAFIYIHHFNLSYPILNTLLGLLGLYLLLASERKSWFWSGVFVGLFWFWWIILSFKHYQMLWAIPIGLLFIALIYGIIFWAIAYLSEKLASTLPVQALSVLILKGLGVLAISYIHPFSFDWLKPELIFIESYLGIEKWQFAIILSAVILTLWQSRPYYLLLIVLAYHPLPKNVPTVDKDLQIISTSIPVEDKWKESHQPLHFQMFFEQIDKAINADKKLIILPESVFPVFINHSQEIIDKLQARAQKINIVTGGLFADGTVPRNSTYIFTKNHILVANKVVLVPFGESNPLPDFLSDWVNEVFYDGAVDYVASADITDYKVEGKVYRNAICFEATSEKLYKDHPEHMIVLSNNGWFVPSTEPSLQKLLLLYYNKKYDTTIYHSINMSPSYIIQDGMIMEVE; encoded by the coding sequence ATGAATAAAATTGGCAAATATTTTAACACCTTTGATATAACAAGAGGCTTGCTAATATCTTTTTTGTTATCCGCTTTTATCTACATCCATCATTTCAACCTTTCATATCCGATTTTAAATACGTTATTAGGGCTTCTGGGACTCTATCTTTTATTGGCTTCAGAGCGTAAGAGCTGGTTCTGGAGCGGCGTATTTGTCGGACTCTTTTGGTTTTGGTGGATCATACTCAGTTTCAAACACTACCAAATGCTTTGGGCTATACCTATCGGACTGCTATTCATCGCTTTGATCTATGGGATAATTTTTTGGGCCATTGCTTATCTTAGTGAAAAACTTGCTTCAACACTCCCTGTTCAGGCTCTATCTGTACTTATACTAAAAGGGCTTGGCGTTTTGGCAATAAGCTATATCCACCCTTTTAGCTTTGACTGGCTCAAACCTGAACTCATTTTTATTGAGAGCTACCTGGGGATAGAAAAGTGGCAGTTTGCTATCATTCTTTCCGCGGTCATTTTAACCCTTTGGCAATCCCGTCCTTATTATCTGCTTTTAATCGTATTAGCCTACCATCCTTTACCCAAAAATGTTCCGACAGTTGATAAGGATCTACAGATCATCTCTACATCAATTCCAGTTGAGGATAAGTGGAAAGAGTCTCATCAGCCTCTGCATTTTCAGATGTTTTTTGAGCAGATCGACAAAGCGATCAATGCTGATAAAAAACTGATCATTCTTCCGGAGTCGGTCTTCCCTGTATTTATCAACCATTCCCAGGAAATCATCGACAAACTTCAAGCACGTGCCCAAAAAATCAATATCGTCACCGGAGGGCTCTTTGCTGATGGCACTGTGCCACGTAACTCTACTTATATCTTCACCAAAAATCATATATTGGTCGCTAACAAAGTCGTGCTGGTACCCTTTGGAGAGAGTAATCCTCTGCCTGACTTTCTTAGTGACTGGGTCAATGAAGTCTTTTATGACGGTGCAGTGGATTATGTCGCCAGTGCGGATATCACAGACTACAAGGTTGAAGGTAAAGTCTATCGCAATGCGATCTGCTTTGAAGCAACCAGCGAAAAGCTCTACAAAGATCATCCAGAACATATGATTGTATTAAGTAACAATGGCTGGTTTGTTCCCTCTACTGAGCCGAGTTTACAAAAATTGCTGCTGCTTTATTACAACAAAAAGTATGATACGACCATCTATCACAGTATCAATATGTCGCCCTCTTATATCATTCAAGACGGTATGATCATGGAGGTAGAGTAA
- the asnB gene encoding asparagine synthase (glutamine-hydrolyzing): MCAIFGIVGKYDTTQAQGAFETLTHRGVDESNAIGNEQYFLGVHRLAITAIHTPHIQPIQKENLLFAMNGEVYNYRTLAHELGIEAKSDTQVAFAAYQQWGDRFVEKLRGMFAIAIIENGTVKLFRDPFGKKPLYYTIHDGQIIFASELKAIHSLKPLEFTREVIPGYLSYQAAVTPSTFDKNVFQVGAGYQVSITQTHDVSTHQYFSVLDTPVTLNTKEEAIDQIHQKLIDSVILRLPAEVKYGALLSGGLDSSLIAALAASNAPLHTFSIGYEGYEQHDERPYAARVAEHIGSTHHAYSFTKENFLETMEKILVILDEPFSDPAMVPLFYLMEQIHKEGIKVVLTGDGSDELFLGYRTYKEYLDIEQLSNLKHKNWLKTYLKSHFSMHKEWEWYKRILEDKTLFRSSAELFTDLQQNKLLKMNIKDNHSLDKITAYIQEFEQCERKAPVDWYSFLDLKIQLGEVFLRKLDRISMAQSIEARTPFLDKELVQTVFASAPELRIEQISKGWIKEIAKTYLPEAIIHRKKKGFNYPYLEWLQSSNELEIILTVQKKFKLFNDNQLKWLLLEGEQGRFQHQIFSLYILCKWMDRKLG; the protein is encoded by the coding sequence ATGTGTGCGATCTTCGGCATTGTCGGGAAATATGATACAACTCAGGCACAAGGAGCTTTTGAGACACTGACTCACAGGGGAGTAGACGAAAGTAATGCGATTGGCAACGAACAATACTTTCTTGGAGTGCACCGTCTTGCTATTACTGCCATTCATACGCCGCATATCCAACCCATCCAAAAAGAGAATCTCCTCTTTGCTATGAACGGTGAAGTATACAACTACCGGACATTGGCTCACGAACTGGGTATCGAAGCTAAAAGCGATACGCAGGTTGCTTTTGCTGCCTATCAGCAATGGGGTGATCGTTTTGTAGAAAAACTGCGCGGGATGTTTGCGATCGCGATCATAGAGAATGGTACCGTTAAACTTTTTCGCGATCCATTTGGTAAAAAACCGCTTTACTATACAATCCATGATGGACAGATCATCTTTGCCAGCGAACTCAAAGCAATTCACTCACTAAAGCCTTTAGAGTTTACCAGAGAGGTCATTCCCGGCTACCTTTCTTATCAAGCTGCTGTAACCCCCTCTACTTTCGATAAAAATGTTTTTCAAGTCGGTGCAGGATACCAAGTGAGTATTACGCAAACCCATGATGTCTCCACGCATCAGTATTTTTCTGTACTGGATACACCTGTTACTCTCAATACCAAGGAAGAGGCGATCGATCAAATTCACCAGAAACTCATAGATTCCGTGATACTACGCCTTCCGGCGGAGGTGAAATACGGTGCCCTGCTTTCAGGAGGTCTGGACTCTTCACTTATTGCTGCACTGGCGGCATCCAATGCACCCCTACACACATTCAGTATCGGTTATGAAGGCTATGAACAGCATGACGAACGTCCTTACGCTGCACGAGTTGCAGAACATATCGGTTCAACACATCACGCCTATAGTTTTACAAAAGAGAACTTTTTGGAGACTATGGAAAAGATACTTGTGATCCTTGATGAGCCTTTTTCCGATCCGGCGATGGTACCTCTTTTTTATCTTATGGAACAGATACATAAAGAAGGTATCAAAGTGGTACTTACGGGTGATGGGAGTGATGAACTCTTTCTTGGTTATCGCACCTACAAAGAGTACCTGGATATCGAACAGCTTTCCAATCTCAAACACAAAAACTGGCTCAAAACCTATCTTAAATCACACTTTTCCATGCATAAAGAGTGGGAGTGGTATAAACGTATCCTAGAAGACAAAACTCTTTTCCGTTCCAGTGCTGAACTCTTTACGGATCTACAGCAAAACAAGCTGCTCAAGATGAACATCAAAGACAATCACTCACTAGATAAGATCACTGCGTATATCCAAGAGTTTGAACAATGCGAAAGAAAGGCACCGGTAGACTGGTATAGCTTTTTGGACCTCAAGATACAACTCGGTGAAGTCTTTTTACGGAAACTCGATCGTATCAGTATGGCACAAAGTATCGAAGCACGAACACCTTTTTTAGATAAAGAACTTGTTCAAACCGTCTTTGCCTCTGCTCCTGAACTCAGAATTGAACAGATATCCAAAGGATGGATCAAAGAAATTGCCAAAACCTATCTGCCTGAAGCGATCATACACCGTAAGAAAAAAGGCTTTAACTATCCATACTTGGAATGGCTGCAAAGCAGTAATGAACTGGAGATTATTCTGACAGTCCAAAAGAAGTTTAAACTGTTTAATGATAATCAGCTCAAATGGCTTCTTTTAGAAGGGGAACAGGGAAGATTTCAACATCAGATATTCTCACTCTATATCCTCTGTAAATGGATGGATAGGAAACTTGGTTGA
- the truB gene encoding tRNA pseudouridine(55) synthase TruB encodes MNRLFVVNKPIFRSSNSYMGYVKRKYGTKKVGFSGTLDPFATGCLIVATGIYTKLFQFLDKTPKSYRATLWLGANSPSLDIENVDSIMEVEPFSTEVIKEALAALKGELTYYPPKYSAKKIGGKRAYELAREGKEVELKTITSTIYEIKLINYNHPFIHFEATVSEGAYIRSLGAIIAEKLGVDGTLSSLHRIHEGKFKFENEKALNPFEHLAIPRNTYTGDPTYLELGKKLSIDYFDIKQDGTYLIETSNFFAILEIKEGEVSYKLNRIPKFEEN; translated from the coding sequence TTGAACCGTCTTTTTGTTGTCAATAAGCCTATCTTCCGTTCATCCAATAGCTATATGGGGTATGTGAAACGTAAATACGGTACAAAAAAAGTAGGCTTTTCAGGAACTCTCGATCCCTTTGCTACAGGGTGTCTCATCGTTGCTACCGGTATTTATACCAAGCTCTTCCAATTCCTCGATAAAACACCCAAAAGCTATAGAGCTACACTTTGGCTTGGAGCGAACTCTCCAAGTCTGGATATCGAAAATGTCGATAGTATCATGGAAGTGGAACCCTTCAGTACAGAAGTGATCAAAGAAGCACTTGCTGCACTTAAAGGTGAACTTACCTACTATCCACCCAAATACTCTGCAAAAAAGATAGGTGGGAAACGAGCCTATGAATTGGCACGTGAAGGAAAAGAGGTAGAACTCAAAACGATCACCTCCACCATCTATGAGATCAAACTAATCAACTATAACCATCCCTTTATCCATTTTGAAGCAACTGTAAGCGAAGGGGCTTATATACGCAGCCTTGGTGCAATAATCGCTGAAAAATTAGGTGTAGACGGAACACTCTCATCACTTCACCGTATCCATGAAGGAAAGTTCAAGTTTGAGAATGAAAAAGCACTCAATCCTTTTGAACACCTGGCGATCCCCCGCAATACCTATACGGGAGATCCAACCTATCTTGAACTAGGCAAGAAACTCTCTATAGACTATTTTGATATCAAACAAGACGGAACTTACCTTATCGAGACTTCCAACTTCTTTGCTATCTTAGAGATAAAAGAGGGAGAGGTGAGCTACAAACTCAATAGAATCCCAAAGTTCGAGGAGAATTAG
- a CDS encoding aminotransferase class IV family protein: MRSTDLLLETIKCEDGEIHHLEYHQNRVDKSRRELFGLTETLDLASVLKAPDEKLYRCRVLYSHTVKSIEYIPYTPKEIKTLKVVPADITYDYKFADRSELDKLLKTNQDADDVIIEKNGLITDTTIANIALFDGKRWITPRKPLLEGTMRAYLIDQGFLQLRDITSDSLKSCEKVALMNAMIGFKILSHINILKS; encoded by the coding sequence ATGCGATCGACCGACCTTCTTTTAGAGACCATTAAATGTGAGGACGGTGAGATACATCATCTAGAGTACCACCAAAACAGAGTTGACAAAAGCAGGAGAGAGCTTTTCGGTTTGACAGAAACACTTGATCTTGCATCTGTGCTCAAGGCTCCCGATGAAAAACTCTACCGTTGCAGAGTACTCTACTCTCATACTGTAAAATCCATCGAATACATTCCTTATACCCCAAAAGAGATCAAAACCCTAAAAGTCGTTCCCGCAGACATTACCTATGATTATAAATTTGCTGATCGCAGTGAACTTGACAAGCTCCTAAAGACAAACCAGGATGCTGATGATGTCATTATAGAAAAAAATGGACTGATCACAGATACGACCATTGCCAATATCGCTTTGTTTGACGGCAAACGATGGATCACTCCCAGAAAACCTTTACTTGAAGGAACCATGCGTGCTTACCTCATAGATCAGGGGTTCCTCCAACTAAGAGATATCACAAGTGATTCGCTGAAAAGCTGTGAAAAAGTAGCTTTAATGAATGCTATGATAGGATTTAAAATTCTAAGTCACATCAACATTTTAAAATCTTAA
- the pyrC gene encoding dihydroorotase codes for MPQQLSIHSPLDMHLHLRDGEMLKNIAKASAHTFSGAIIMPNLVPPVTNKEEVIAYKSRIMEAIGEESFEPYMTLFFKPSYDRAFLESVRDEITALKLYPAGITTNSEGGVSGFDVEELRPTLTAMSDLGIPLCIHGETNGFVMDREAEFVSIYEKLATAFPELKIIMEHITTKESVEALEKHPNLYATITLHHLLITLDDVAGGMLQPHLFCKPIAKRPHDRKALLEVALKAHPKVMFGSDSAPHPKEAKEACGCAAGVFTAPIALQVLAELFEKHDALDRLPDFISGNAMRIYGVTPPSKEVVLEKSPFVVPNDYNGVVPMYAGEEIAYSIKEVNVG; via the coding sequence ATGCCACAACAATTGAGTATCCACTCACCGCTTGATATGCACCTTCACCTCAGAGACGGGGAGATGTTAAAAAACATTGCCAAAGCAAGTGCTCATACATTTTCCGGTGCGATCATTATGCCTAACCTTGTACCACCGGTAACAAACAAAGAAGAGGTCATTGCTTACAAATCACGTATTATGGAGGCGATCGGCGAAGAGAGCTTTGAGCCTTATATGACACTTTTTTTCAAACCTAGTTACGATAGAGCATTTCTTGAATCAGTCCGTGATGAGATCACAGCGCTCAAACTCTACCCTGCAGGGATCACTACCAACAGTGAAGGCGGTGTAAGCGGCTTTGATGTAGAAGAACTTCGCCCTACACTCACAGCGATGAGCGATCTTGGCATTCCTTTATGTATCCATGGAGAGACCAACGGGTTTGTCATGGACAGGGAAGCTGAATTTGTTTCCATCTACGAGAAGTTGGCAACAGCTTTTCCTGAACTGAAGATCATTATGGAACATATCACAACAAAAGAGAGTGTGGAAGCGCTGGAAAAACATCCAAACCTTTATGCAACGATCACACTGCATCACCTGCTCATTACACTGGATGATGTAGCCGGCGGAATGTTACAGCCTCACCTTTTCTGTAAACCGATTGCAAAACGTCCTCATGATAGAAAAGCTCTTCTGGAAGTTGCACTCAAAGCACATCCTAAAGTGATGTTTGGTTCAGACTCTGCACCGCATCCAAAGGAAGCAAAAGAAGCATGTGGTTGTGCGGCAGGGGTGTTCACTGCACCAATAGCACTGCAAGTCTTAGCTGAACTCTTTGAGAAACATGATGCTTTGGACAGACTGCCTGATTTTATCAGTGGGAATGCAATGCGTATCTATGGAGTTACACCGCCGTCTAAAGAGGTAGTACTGGAAAAGAGTCCCTTTGTAGTACCAAATGATTATAACGGCGTTGTACCGATGTATGCAGGAGAGGAAATTGCATACTCGATCAAAGAGGTCAATGTTGGATAG
- a CDS encoding carbonic anhydrase has product MLDSKLKKFVKGHSAFQKVKFKKNEERFKRLVEEGQNPKALFIGCSDSRVMPDMITGAKPGDLFIIRNIGNFVAPYKPDEDYHSTASAIEYAVSILEVSDIIVCGHSHCGAIEALYANLPQTDENLHTIKWLDLGRDAKKIASLAYKGKDRAEMLRYTEKISVVYQLENLLTYPGIQRRIEEGNLFLHAWHYDLESGVIEHYDDEIFEFIPLSQK; this is encoded by the coding sequence ATGTTGGATAGTAAACTTAAAAAGTTTGTTAAGGGTCACAGCGCCTTTCAAAAAGTCAAGTTTAAAAAGAATGAAGAACGTTTTAAACGTCTTGTTGAAGAAGGCCAAAATCCCAAAGCACTCTTTATTGGGTGTAGTGATTCCCGGGTTATGCCAGATATGATCACCGGAGCTAAACCGGGTGATCTTTTCATTATACGCAATATCGGAAACTTCGTGGCACCTTATAAGCCTGATGAAGATTACCACTCAACTGCCTCGGCCATTGAATATGCCGTCAGTATTCTGGAGGTTTCAGATATCATCGTCTGTGGACACTCTCACTGTGGTGCGATAGAAGCGTTGTACGCAAACCTTCCTCAGACAGATGAGAACCTGCACACAATCAAGTGGCTTGATCTTGGCAGGGATGCGAAGAAGATTGCTTCGCTTGCCTACAAAGGAAAAGATCGCGCGGAAATGTTACGTTATACAGAAAAGATATCGGTAGTATACCAGCTGGAGAACCTGCTGACTTATCCTGGTATACAACGGCGCATTGAAGAAGGGAATCTCTTCTTGCATGCATGGCATTATGACCTTGAAAGCGGGGTCATTGAACATTATGACGATGAAATATTTGAGTTCATCCCATTAAGTCAAAAGTAA
- a CDS encoding LysR family transcriptional regulator yields the protein MLKDFVKLETFLTVARERSFSKASAKLGISQPAVTQQIKFIEKYLGEKIIERKKNGIKLTAAGDELYKIALRLEKEIHASENEVLKIINKEITFRLGASFTIGTYIIPGQCLNTMSKAINNDVKLSIDLSENIVQNIKDRKLDLGLIESPVFDNELIYREWLEDELVVVSNVPIPKVLKTEELYDFQWICRDEGSHTRQVVSEVFEELGVSCKSFNVLSEVSNTTAVLQSIKKAKRNEAKPVVSIISKHAIEEEVSRGELFEARLRGYTMSRSFYIAYSKENKHNAYVENVVNYILTGNCDA from the coding sequence ATGTTAAAAGATTTTGTTAAACTTGAGACGTTTCTTACTGTTGCAAGAGAGAGAAGTTTCTCAAAAGCATCTGCGAAGCTTGGTATTTCTCAGCCTGCAGTAACACAGCAAATAAAGTTTATAGAAAAATATTTAGGTGAGAAGATCATTGAACGTAAGAAAAACGGGATCAAGCTTACAGCAGCCGGAGATGAACTCTATAAGATCGCATTACGTTTAGAAAAAGAGATCCATGCATCTGAGAATGAAGTTTTGAAGATTATCAATAAAGAGATCACTTTTAGATTGGGTGCATCTTTCACGATCGGTACTTATATTATTCCTGGGCAATGTCTCAACACTATGAGTAAAGCGATCAATAACGATGTTAAGTTAAGTATCGACTTGAGTGAAAATATCGTGCAGAATATCAAAGATAGAAAACTTGATCTCGGTTTGATTGAATCTCCTGTGTTCGATAATGAACTGATCTATAGAGAGTGGCTGGAAGATGAGCTTGTTGTCGTAAGTAACGTACCGATTCCTAAAGTATTGAAAACAGAAGAACTTTATGATTTTCAATGGATCTGTCGTGATGAAGGTTCACATACAAGACAGGTAGTTTCCGAAGTATTTGAGGAGTTGGGTGTATCATGTAAAAGCTTTAATGTACTTAGTGAAGTGAGTAACACTACCGCAGTACTACAGTCGATCAAAAAAGCTAAAAGGAATGAAGCAAAGCCGGTTGTTTCAATTATTTCTAAACATGCAATTGAAGAAGAGGTAAGTAGAGGTGAACTATTTGAGGCTAGACTTCGTGGTTATACGATGTCAAGAAGCTTCTATATTGCTTACTCTAAAGAGAATAAACATAATGCTTATGTAGAGAATGTTGTGAACTACATTCTTACTGGAAACTGTGACGCTTAA
- the cysK gene encoding cysteine synthase A has protein sequence MFANNITELIGNTPLVKINSLSEETGTTILGKCEFMNPTSSVKDRIAFNMIDKAMKAGKINQDTTIIEPTSGNTGIGLAAICAAKGLKLILTMPESMSIERRKLLTHLGANLVLTPATKGMGGAIEKASQLVKELDNAVILQQFDNPDNPDIHRRTTAIEILKDTDNHVDIFVAAVGTGGTLTGTSEVLKEHLPNTYCVAVEPQSSSVLYGKSAGPHKIQGIGAGFIPSVLNTDIYDEVLPVSDEDAFAMSRRVAKEEGLLVGISAGANLHAAMELAKRPENKGKTIVTILCDTAERYLSTELFE, from the coding sequence GTGTTCGCAAATAACATTACCGAACTGATCGGTAACACACCGTTAGTAAAGATCAATTCTCTCTCTGAAGAAACAGGGACAACCATACTGGGTAAATGTGAGTTTATGAATCCCACTTCATCTGTCAAAGACCGTATTGCTTTCAATATGATCGATAAAGCGATGAAAGCAGGTAAGATCAATCAAGATACAACCATCATAGAACCTACATCAGGAAATACAGGTATCGGGCTTGCCGCTATCTGTGCAGCGAAAGGGCTTAAACTTATATTGACAATGCCTGAATCCATGAGTATAGAAAGACGTAAGCTGCTTACGCATCTAGGTGCAAATCTTGTACTCACACCAGCGACCAAAGGGATGGGTGGAGCGATCGAGAAGGCCAGTCAACTTGTAAAAGAGTTGGATAATGCCGTCATTTTACAACAATTTGACAACCCTGACAATCCCGATATTCATAGAAGAACTACCGCTATAGAAATATTAAAAGATACAGATAATCATGTGGATATCTTTGTTGCTGCAGTTGGAACAGGGGGTACACTTACCGGTACTTCCGAAGTGCTTAAAGAACATCTTCCTAATACTTACTGTGTTGCGGTGGAACCTCAATCTTCTTCTGTACTTTACGGTAAATCTGCAGGTCCGCACAAAATTCAGGGAATCGGTGCAGGATTTATCCCAAGTGTACTCAATACTGATATTTATGATGAAGTACTCCCTGTGTCAGACGAAGACGCATTTGCAATGTCAAGAAGAGTAGCTAAAGAGGAAGGATTGTTGGTAGGTATCTCCGCAGGTGCCAACTTGCATGCAGCTATGGAATTGGCAAAAAGACCGGAAAATAAGGGTAAGACCATCGTCACTATACTTTGTGACACTGCTGAACGTTACTTATCTACAGAACTGTTTGAATAA
- the yidD gene encoding membrane protein insertion efficiency factor YidD, whose translation MNFKKFFIAPIKGYQYISRMLPANCRYYPSCSEYAKWQFEFNAPYKALTASSLRILRCNQFFKGGIDYPLVDYTPPKPMDLLHFNQFCGKIVIIYWLVPKAGTTQFYVLKDFDATTIEYPLTA comes from the coding sequence ATGAACTTCAAAAAATTCTTTATCGCACCGATCAAAGGGTACCAGTATATCTCCCGTATGCTTCCTGCCAACTGCCGTTACTATCCGAGCTGCTCTGAGTATGCTAAATGGCAGTTCGAATTCAATGCTCCTTACAAGGCATTGACAGCATCTTCACTGCGGATTTTGCGTTGTAACCAATTTTTCAAAGGGGGAATCGATTATCCTTTGGTAGACTACACCCCTCCTAAACCGATGGATTTACTCCATTTTAATCAATTTTGTGGCAAAATAGTTATCATCTACTGGCTTGTCCCCAAGGCCGGAACAACCCAATTTTATGTACTAAAGGACTTTGATGCCACAACAATTGAGTATCCACTCACCGCTTGA